One genomic region from Hyalangium ruber encodes:
- the moaD gene encoding molybdopterin converting factor subunit 1 — MGSVTILYFAAARERVGTQRESLEVPGGVRVREVLRLLAEKHPSLGPLLPHLRVAVNHEFMDAEAEVPAGAELALIPPVAGGSGLFSVVDRPLRLEDVVAAVSGEAYGGLVTFSGSVRNQTKGRRVLKLEYEAYPPMAEKRLAAIGAEVAERWSGTRLAIMHRVGTLVPGELAVVIAAAAPHRKEAFLACEHAIERLKQDVPIWKKEFFEDGEVWVGLGP, encoded by the coding sequence ATGGGCTCGGTCACGATTCTGTACTTCGCGGCGGCGCGCGAGCGGGTGGGCACCCAGCGGGAGTCGCTGGAGGTGCCTGGAGGCGTGCGGGTGCGGGAGGTGCTGAGGCTATTGGCCGAGAAGCACCCGAGCCTGGGGCCGCTCTTGCCGCACCTGCGGGTGGCGGTGAACCACGAGTTCATGGACGCGGAGGCGGAGGTGCCAGCGGGAGCGGAGCTGGCGCTGATTCCGCCGGTGGCGGGAGGCTCGGGGCTGTTCTCGGTGGTGGACCGGCCGCTGCGACTGGAGGACGTGGTGGCGGCGGTGTCGGGGGAGGCGTACGGCGGGCTGGTGACGTTCTCGGGTTCGGTGCGCAACCAGACGAAGGGCCGGCGGGTGTTGAAGCTGGAGTACGAGGCCTATCCGCCGATGGCGGAGAAGCGGCTGGCGGCGATCGGCGCGGAGGTCGCGGAGCGCTGGAGCGGCACGCGGCTGGCCATCATGCACCGGGTGGGAACGCTGGTGCCGGGAGAGCTGGCGGTGGTCATCGCCGCGGCGGCGCCTCACCGCAAGGAGGCGTTCTTGGCGTGTGAGCACGCCATCGAGCGGCTCAAGCAGGACGTGCCGATCTGGAAGAAGGAGTTCTTCGAGGACGGCGAGGTCTGGGTGGGGCTGGGGCCGTAG
- a CDS encoding M14 family metallopeptidase: MRPLTRAESSGWTETSLHADVLAFLSQLSHPLLHRTSFGVSPEGRELPLLVLSAHGVKTPEDARRLGLPTVLVVNGIHAGEVEGKEASLMLVGDLLDGKYPGLLERITLLVVPLFNPDGNDRIDPKNRALDISKLHGQIGPVRGVGTRTNASGVNLNRDYLRQSAGEMRLLQSRVAQPWEPDLTIDCHATNGSVHRFHLTYDVPHPFDSCRPEPIELMRDQFLPELTRRVRAGSGRETFFYGNFVEDEGGTGEGWMTYTHHPRFGSNYRGLTGRCDILFEAYAYLPFEERVATTYQLLVEALQLAGERGEDIRSVVRAAETPRERIAVRYRLEPHAAPARILTREPRTLEGAPVEKTLPHLARFVGTHFVDRPWAYAVPEPVGKLLAQHGLRTRVLERAVPAAVEVPVIEEAREADGRAILEAAGELLVRARHERGTQNLPAGTWLVETGQRLGAIAVYLCEAESDDGLFASGIIPRPQPGERFPALRVLEPIGG, encoded by the coding sequence ATGAGACCTCTCACCCGCGCCGAGTCGAGTGGCTGGACCGAGACCTCCCTCCACGCTGACGTCCTCGCCTTCCTCTCCCAGCTCTCGCACCCCTTGCTCCACCGCACCTCGTTCGGCGTGAGCCCCGAGGGCCGTGAGCTCCCGCTGCTGGTGCTCTCCGCTCACGGCGTGAAGACCCCCGAGGACGCGCGCCGCCTCGGGCTGCCCACCGTGCTGGTCGTCAATGGCATCCACGCCGGCGAGGTGGAGGGCAAGGAGGCCAGCCTCATGCTCGTGGGCGACTTGCTCGACGGCAAGTACCCCGGCCTGCTCGAGCGCATCACCCTGCTCGTCGTGCCCCTGTTCAACCCGGATGGCAACGACCGCATCGACCCGAAGAACCGCGCGCTGGATATCTCCAAGCTGCACGGGCAGATCGGCCCCGTGCGCGGCGTGGGCACCCGAACCAACGCCTCCGGCGTCAACCTGAACCGCGACTACCTGCGCCAGTCCGCCGGCGAGATGCGCCTGCTCCAGTCCCGCGTGGCCCAGCCCTGGGAGCCGGACCTCACCATCGACTGCCACGCCACCAACGGCTCCGTTCACCGCTTCCACCTCACCTACGACGTCCCCCACCCCTTCGACAGCTGCCGCCCGGAGCCCATTGAGCTGATGCGGGATCAGTTCCTCCCCGAGCTCACCCGCCGCGTCCGCGCTGGCAGTGGCCGCGAGACGTTCTTCTACGGCAACTTCGTCGAGGACGAGGGCGGCACCGGCGAGGGGTGGATGACGTATACGCACCACCCGCGCTTCGGCTCGAACTACCGCGGGCTTACGGGTCGGTGCGACATCCTCTTCGAGGCCTACGCGTACCTGCCCTTCGAGGAGCGTGTCGCCACCACGTACCAGTTGCTCGTGGAGGCGCTTCAGCTCGCCGGGGAACGGGGAGAGGACATCCGCTCCGTGGTGCGCGCGGCGGAGACTCCGCGTGAGCGGATCGCTGTTCGCTACCGCCTGGAGCCGCATGCCGCGCCCGCGCGAATTCTCACCCGTGAGCCCCGCACGCTGGAGGGGGCTCCCGTGGAGAAGACGCTGCCCCATCTCGCGCGCTTCGTGGGCACCCACTTCGTTGATCGGCCCTGGGCGTATGCGGTGCCGGAACCCGTGGGCAAGCTGCTGGCCCAGCATGGCCTGCGCACCCGTGTGCTCGAGCGTGCCGTACCCGCCGCTGTCGAGGTTCCGGTGATTGAGGAGGCCCGTGAGGCGGATGGCCGCGCCATTCTGGAGGCCGCGGGCGAGCTGCTGGTGCGCGCCCGCCATGAGCGCGGCACCCAGAACCTCCCCGCTGGCACCTGGCTCGTCGAGACGGGCCAGCGGCTGGGCGCCATCGCCGTGTACCTGTGCGAGGCCGAGAGCGATGATGGGCTCTTCGCCTCGGGCATCATCCCCCGGCCCCAGCCCGGGGAGCGCTTCCCGGCCCTGCGCGTCCTGGAGCCGATCGGCGGCTGA
- a CDS encoding dienelactone hydrolase family protein: protein MSPPLSPQIHTEYLDYVEGETVCQAYVAYAESSEARRPGILVAHAWDGQSEPIRERVEQLAGLGYVGFALDVYGKGVRGGVMEDNSHLMGPFMADRALLRRRLLAGLAAARRHERIDPDRIAAIGYCFGGLCALDLARSAAPGLRGVVSFHGLFHPPALGPQAPIQAKVLILHGWDDPMAPPADVLAVTKELTEAKADWQLHAYGHAMHAFTYPGANNPQAGIQYNAAAERRSWIAMRAFLEETLNEGA, encoded by the coding sequence ATGTCGCCTCCCCTGTCCCCCCAAATCCACACCGAGTACCTCGACTACGTCGAGGGCGAGACCGTCTGTCAGGCTTACGTCGCCTACGCCGAGTCGAGTGAAGCGAGGCGTCCCGGCATCCTCGTCGCCCACGCGTGGGATGGGCAGAGCGAGCCCATTCGAGAGCGGGTGGAGCAACTGGCGGGCCTGGGCTACGTGGGCTTCGCCCTGGATGTCTACGGCAAGGGCGTGCGCGGCGGGGTGATGGAGGACAACTCGCACCTCATGGGCCCCTTCATGGCGGACCGGGCCCTGCTCCGCAGACGTCTGCTGGCGGGGCTGGCGGCGGCGAGGCGCCACGAGCGGATCGACCCGGACCGAATCGCGGCGATCGGCTACTGCTTCGGAGGGCTCTGCGCGTTGGATCTCGCCCGCAGTGCCGCGCCGGGGCTCCGAGGCGTGGTGAGCTTCCACGGCTTGTTCCATCCGCCGGCGCTGGGGCCACAGGCGCCCATCCAGGCCAAGGTGCTCATCCTCCACGGTTGGGATGATCCGATGGCGCCGCCGGCGGACGTGCTGGCGGTGACGAAGGAGCTGACGGAAGCAAAAGCCGACTGGCAGCTCCACGCCTACGGCCATGCGATGCACGCCTTCACCTACCCGGGGGCGAACAACCCCCAGGCGGGAATCCAGTACAACGCGGCAGCGGAGCGGCGCTCCTGGATCGCGATGCGCGCCTTCCTGGAAGAGACCCTGAACGAAGGCGCGTGA
- a CDS encoding PKD domain-containing protein, translating to MRSSSSLSLRALLSVLSVVAVGLLSPGCRRAAKPDMGLERTVEAGVPAEFGSAQEGAPSVSWDFGDGSAAQTGARVSHAFARGGTYTVRALDGSEEVGRVQLTVVPRPVLRAIPADAAFAAYIPQLRGGVEPMLALMGRLFGPDLVQRELAKEPMLQLAVESVRGSSQAVDAEEGFGLFSLPDFDGVVAMLGVADGPAVMAAVLKDFEADGKRVQPGAEGSARVESITGEEMLVFLDRGYLYLAMPDAETAPGEPVQAQATVAMTAEAVRGHIAGFTGPGLSESEVLTRLRGRVQEGSLYFYTAAPKQVTAERLPVSLSSLRVKEDRVELDGFTDFDKPLPELKPGPVPALLEKAPMGPVVAGMLSVHPGEVASRLLGEPGSPKRAEVLAKWSQEGVDAEALLGSLRGDVTLLVYFDAPAFYRNFITNKRPEPRGSVLLEAGLSRPEPVLAALTKTLTGSTWTQEKAKGVTRFRTRMMDQPVVFTVSADRLSLEAGEALEARPRGDVGGALRQRFGASAFGPSHLSVMVDAGRLRAELDAPEQVPGVPAAQLGAAKALGGAFLDQLPPVDHAFMDLSLEEGGLRVRGRVVVRTN from the coding sequence ATGAGGTCTTCCTCGTCCCTGTCGCTGAGAGCCCTGCTGTCTGTCCTGTCCGTGGTGGCCGTGGGCTTGTTGAGCCCCGGCTGCCGCCGTGCCGCGAAGCCAGACATGGGGCTGGAGCGCACGGTGGAGGCCGGCGTGCCGGCGGAGTTCGGCTCGGCGCAGGAGGGCGCGCCTTCCGTGAGCTGGGACTTCGGGGATGGCAGCGCCGCGCAGACGGGCGCGCGCGTCTCCCACGCCTTCGCGCGCGGGGGCACGTACACGGTGCGGGCGCTGGATGGCTCGGAGGAGGTGGGCCGCGTGCAGCTCACCGTGGTGCCGCGGCCGGTGCTGCGCGCCATTCCGGCGGATGCCGCCTTCGCCGCCTACATTCCGCAATTGCGCGGGGGCGTGGAGCCGATGCTGGCGCTGATGGGGCGGCTGTTCGGCCCGGACCTGGTGCAGCGCGAGCTGGCGAAGGAGCCGATGCTCCAGCTGGCGGTGGAGAGCGTGCGGGGCAGCTCCCAGGCGGTGGATGCGGAGGAGGGCTTTGGCCTCTTCTCGCTGCCGGACTTCGACGGGGTGGTGGCGATGCTGGGCGTGGCGGATGGCCCGGCGGTGATGGCGGCGGTGCTGAAGGATTTCGAGGCCGATGGCAAGCGGGTGCAGCCGGGCGCGGAGGGCAGCGCGCGCGTGGAGAGCATTACCGGCGAGGAGATGCTGGTGTTCCTCGACCGGGGCTACCTGTACCTGGCCATGCCGGATGCCGAGACGGCGCCGGGCGAGCCGGTGCAGGCGCAGGCGACGGTCGCGATGACGGCGGAGGCGGTGCGCGGGCACATCGCGGGCTTCACGGGCCCGGGGCTCTCCGAGTCCGAGGTGCTGACGCGGCTGCGCGGCCGGGTGCAGGAGGGCAGCCTGTACTTCTACACGGCGGCGCCGAAGCAGGTGACGGCCGAGCGGCTGCCGGTGTCGCTCTCCTCGCTGCGGGTGAAGGAGGACCGGGTGGAACTGGACGGCTTCACGGACTTCGACAAGCCGCTGCCGGAGCTCAAGCCGGGGCCGGTGCCGGCGCTGCTGGAGAAGGCGCCCATGGGGCCGGTGGTGGCGGGGATGCTGTCGGTCCACCCGGGCGAGGTGGCCTCGCGGCTGCTGGGCGAGCCCGGCTCGCCGAAGCGGGCCGAGGTGCTGGCGAAGTGGAGCCAGGAGGGCGTGGACGCCGAGGCGCTGCTGGGCTCGCTGCGGGGAGATGTGACGTTGCTGGTGTACTTCGACGCGCCGGCCTTCTACCGGAACTTCATCACCAACAAGCGGCCGGAGCCTCGGGGCTCGGTGTTGCTGGAGGCGGGGCTGTCGCGGCCCGAGCCGGTGCTGGCGGCGTTGACGAAGACGCTGACCGGGAGCACCTGGACGCAGGAGAAGGCGAAGGGGGTCACGCGCTTCCGGACGCGGATGATGGATCAGCCGGTGGTGTTCACGGTGAGCGCGGACCGGCTGTCGCTGGAGGCGGGCGAGGCGCTGGAGGCGCGGCCTCGGGGAGACGTGGGAGGAGCGCTGCGGCAGCGCTTCGGAGCGAGCGCGTTCGGCCCGAGCCACCTCTCGGTGATGGTGGACGCGGGGCGGCTGCGCGCGGAGCTGGACGCGCCCGAGCAGGTGCCGGGAGTGCCCGCGGCGCAGCTGGGCGCGGCGAAGGCGCTGGGTGGGGCGTTCCTGGATCAACTTCCGCCCGTGGACCATGCCTTCATGGATCTCTCCCTGGAGGAGGGAGGGCTCCGGGTGCGGGGTCGGGTGGTGGTTCGGACGAACTGA
- a CDS encoding MXAN_2562 family outer membrane beta-barrel protein — protein sequence MSRAVALGVVALLGALPSQALEVSDTPVAPKAPMQSPRTGAVELKLGGYKPRIDTEEGLTGRPYADTFGDESMLLFEVELQRYFYQGIGSAGLGFSAGYAEKYADTLTESGEVALEKTALKVVPLRLNALYKFDYPAFRWHVPIVPYGKLGLVYTPWWINKGDETQQVDGRTGKGGRWGYGLTLGASFLLDVLEPRLARDFDSDLGVNHSYVFAEWTYAEVNNFGSSGLVLSSRHWMFGLALDY from the coding sequence ATGAGTCGAGCAGTGGCTCTCGGCGTCGTCGCGCTCCTCGGCGCGCTGCCGAGCCAGGCGCTGGAGGTGTCCGATACGCCCGTGGCGCCCAAGGCGCCCATGCAGTCGCCGCGCACGGGGGCGGTGGAGTTGAAGCTGGGCGGGTACAAGCCGCGCATCGACACCGAGGAGGGGCTGACGGGCCGGCCCTACGCGGACACGTTCGGCGACGAGTCGATGCTGCTCTTCGAGGTGGAGCTGCAGCGCTACTTCTACCAGGGCATCGGCTCGGCGGGCCTGGGCTTCTCGGCCGGCTACGCGGAGAAGTACGCCGACACGCTCACCGAGTCGGGCGAGGTGGCGCTGGAGAAGACGGCCCTCAAGGTGGTGCCGCTGCGGCTCAACGCGCTCTACAAGTTCGACTACCCGGCCTTCCGCTGGCACGTGCCCATCGTCCCCTACGGCAAGTTGGGGCTCGTCTACACGCCGTGGTGGATCAACAAGGGTGACGAGACCCAGCAGGTGGACGGGCGCACGGGCAAGGGTGGCCGGTGGGGCTACGGCCTGACGCTGGGGGCCTCGTTCCTCCTGGACGTGCTGGAGCCGCGGCTGGCGCGCGACTTCGACTCGGACCTGGGTGTCAACCACAGCTACGTGTTCGCCGAGTGGACGTACGCTGAAGTGAACAACTTTGGCAGCTCGGGGCTGGTTCTCTCCAGCCGGCACTGGATGTTCGGGCTGGCGTTGGACTACTAG
- a CDS encoding MXAN_2561 family MXYO-CTERM-anchored protein, which yields MRYLLIALTLAASSAFGQTVVLTTSNNTDSLRVPKEPCNLTRTVNWAFNGDASAVCEPLRFWLVAGTSCSDEPSGTFYELTNYRVPANELLTRRTGSVTFEVSNLPDLSCPAADTEKEYRLCASVEISSGLSGCNNSFQKDDLSLVYDAKPPSAPSIGTVASLDQALSVRVNAPSDANRLKLTISRQDGSGSRSVTQSVDQSLFRMENLENGVTYRLTARALDEADNESVDSESKEGTPILTRGFMDRYVEANGQEMGGCGAAGAGVAGGWVLAALGFWLSSRRNRS from the coding sequence ATGCGTTACTTGCTGATTGCCCTCACACTCGCCGCGTCCTCCGCCTTCGGCCAGACGGTGGTGCTGACGACTTCCAACAACACCGACTCGCTGCGCGTCCCCAAGGAACCGTGCAATCTGACTCGCACCGTCAACTGGGCCTTCAACGGGGATGCGTCCGCGGTGTGCGAGCCGCTCCGGTTCTGGCTCGTCGCCGGCACCTCGTGCTCGGACGAGCCCAGCGGCACCTTCTATGAGCTGACGAACTACCGGGTGCCCGCCAACGAGCTGCTGACGCGGCGCACCGGCTCGGTCACCTTCGAGGTGAGCAACCTGCCGGACCTCTCGTGCCCCGCGGCGGACACGGAGAAGGAGTACCGGCTGTGTGCCTCCGTCGAGATTTCCAGCGGCCTGTCCGGCTGCAACAACTCCTTCCAGAAGGATGACTTGTCGCTCGTCTACGACGCCAAGCCTCCCTCGGCCCCTTCGATTGGCACCGTGGCGTCGCTGGATCAGGCGCTCTCGGTCCGGGTGAACGCGCCGAGTGACGCCAACCGGCTGAAGCTGACCATCTCTCGGCAGGATGGGAGCGGCTCTCGCTCGGTGACGCAGTCGGTGGACCAGTCGCTCTTCCGCATGGAGAACCTGGAGAACGGCGTCACCTACCGCCTCACGGCGCGGGCGCTGGACGAGGCGGACAACGAGAGCGTGGACTCCGAGTCGAAGGAGGGCACGCCCATCCTCACCCGGGGCTTCATGGATCGCTACGTCGAGGCGAACGGGCAGGAGATGGGCGGGTGCGGGGCGGCGGGGGCAGGTGTCGCGGGCGGCTGGGTGTTGGCCGCCCTGGGATTCTGGCTGTCTTCAAGGAGAAACCGGTCATGA
- a CDS encoding AraC family transcriptional regulator, which translates to MTERPSPEDEQATDVLADVLNTLHLSTLVYGRFELSAPWGIQASDREAAHIFVVARGGALLEVEGAPAPVSLSAGDLALLPHGGIKALRDAPGSPLHRLDDGQCPLARLAEPIRLGGGGARTTLVSGAFQFGAASRTLLFERLPRVIHITAEQVAASPSLAATVQLFIAESASRSPGVTVVVSRLADILLVQALRTYIASTDCRENGLRALADPHIGKALSLIHDRPTESWTVEGLAATVGLSRSGFAARFSALVGEPPLEYLARWRMTKAAEFLRDSDLSLSQVAGHVGYQSEASFNRAFKRWEGVAPGAYRRQRRSA; encoded by the coding sequence TTGACCGAGCGTCCAAGCCCGGAGGACGAGCAGGCAACCGACGTCCTCGCCGACGTGCTGAACACCCTGCACCTGTCCACCCTTGTGTATGGCCGCTTCGAGCTGTCCGCGCCATGGGGCATCCAGGCCTCGGACCGGGAGGCCGCCCACATCTTCGTCGTCGCCCGGGGCGGGGCGCTGCTCGAGGTTGAAGGGGCTCCGGCCCCCGTCTCCCTCTCCGCTGGCGACCTGGCGCTGCTGCCCCACGGCGGGATCAAGGCGCTGCGCGATGCCCCGGGCAGTCCGCTCCACCGCCTCGATGATGGCCAGTGTCCGCTTGCCCGCCTCGCGGAGCCCATTCGCCTGGGGGGCGGCGGGGCCCGCACCACCCTGGTCTCGGGCGCCTTCCAGTTCGGGGCCGCTTCCCGCACGTTGCTCTTCGAGCGGCTGCCACGCGTCATCCACATCACCGCCGAGCAGGTCGCGGCGTCGCCCTCGCTGGCGGCCACCGTGCAGCTGTTCATCGCCGAGAGCGCCTCGCGCAGCCCCGGCGTCACCGTCGTCGTGAGCCGGCTCGCGGACATCCTTCTCGTGCAGGCGCTGCGCACGTACATCGCGAGCACGGACTGCCGGGAGAACGGGCTGCGCGCGCTCGCCGATCCCCACATCGGCAAGGCGCTCTCGCTCATTCATGACCGGCCCACCGAGTCCTGGACCGTCGAGGGGCTCGCCGCGACCGTGGGGCTCTCCCGCTCGGGCTTCGCCGCTCGCTTCAGCGCGCTCGTCGGCGAGCCTCCGCTGGAGTACCTCGCACGGTGGCGGATGACGAAGGCCGCCGAGTTCCTTCGCGACAGCGATCTGTCCCTCAGCCAAGTCGCCGGCCACGTCGGCTACCAGAGCGAGGCGTCCTTCAACCGCGCCTTCAAGCGCTGGGAGGGTGTCGCCCCCGGTGCGTACCGGCGACAGCGCCGCAGCGCGTGA
- a CDS encoding alkene reductase — MEKLSNLLSPFRLGSLELKNRMVMAPMTRSRAVEGNVPNPLATTYYVQRASAGLLVTEASQVSPQGVGYIRTPGLHSPEQVAGWKKLVDAVHEAGGTIFAQLWHVGRMSHPDFHGGALPVAPSAIAADGEVFTPQGRTRMVAPRALELREMPDIVEQFRSAAVNAKAAGFDGVELHGANGYLLDQFVRDGSNRRTDAYGGSIPKRARLPLEVTEAVIGVWGPERVGYKIAPYFTLQSMSESDPIGTFTYLAEQLGQLKLGYLHVTEALTGILAPPAGAERITPMLRERFKGALIANGSYDARAGDEVISRGVADLVSYGVPFVSNPDLPERYKNGATLNAPDRATFYTGEEKGYTDYPALA, encoded by the coding sequence ATGGAAAAGCTCTCGAATCTCCTCTCTCCGTTTCGCCTGGGCAGTCTCGAACTGAAGAACCGGATGGTGATGGCGCCGATGACGCGCAGCCGAGCGGTGGAGGGCAATGTCCCGAACCCGCTGGCCACCACCTATTACGTGCAGCGGGCCTCCGCCGGGCTGCTCGTCACCGAGGCTTCGCAAGTGAGCCCTCAAGGTGTGGGCTACATCCGTACACCCGGCCTCCACTCACCGGAGCAGGTGGCGGGCTGGAAGAAGCTGGTGGACGCGGTCCACGAGGCGGGCGGAACGATCTTCGCCCAGCTCTGGCATGTGGGGCGCATGTCCCATCCGGACTTCCACGGGGGAGCGCTGCCCGTGGCGCCATCGGCGATCGCCGCGGACGGCGAGGTGTTCACGCCGCAGGGGAGGACGCGGATGGTGGCGCCGCGAGCGCTGGAGCTGCGCGAGATGCCGGACATCGTCGAGCAGTTCCGGAGCGCGGCCGTGAACGCGAAGGCGGCGGGCTTCGACGGCGTGGAGCTGCACGGCGCCAACGGCTACCTGCTGGACCAGTTCGTGCGTGACGGCTCCAACCGGCGCACGGATGCCTACGGGGGCAGCATCCCGAAGCGCGCGCGGCTGCCGCTCGAGGTGACGGAGGCGGTCATCGGGGTGTGGGGTCCCGAGCGGGTGGGCTACAAGATCGCCCCGTACTTCACCTTGCAGTCGATGTCGGAGAGCGATCCGATCGGGACCTTCACGTACCTGGCCGAGCAGCTCGGGCAGCTGAAGCTCGGCTACCTGCACGTGACGGAGGCGCTCACGGGGATCCTGGCGCCGCCGGCGGGGGCGGAGCGAATCACGCCGATGCTGCGAGAGCGCTTCAAGGGCGCGCTGATCGCGAACGGGAGCTATGACGCGCGCGCGGGCGACGAGGTCATCTCTCGCGGCGTGGCGGATCTCGTCTCCTACGGCGTGCCGTTCGTCTCCAACCCGGACCTGCCCGAGCGCTACAAGAACGGCGCGACGCTCAACGCACCGGATCGCGCGACGTTCTATACGGGCGAGGAGAAGGGCTACACCGACTACCCAGCGCTGGCGTGA